A region of uncultured Anaeromusa sp. DNA encodes the following proteins:
- a CDS encoding APC family permease produces MTEPTKTAAPALSQTSRPGLKRVLTLRQLVWFGLSYLAPIGIFTQFGVLTGVTHGMTTLSYSVAMAVILLTALSYAKLSAVFPVAGSAYTYVQRAVHPHAGFLTGWMLLLDYLLLPMVCVLLLGLFLHKEIPAAPAWVWIFLSVLIIALVNSRGIEPTITVNTWTVLLQAAFSLLFLFVAVRLLLSGGGAESFLSWEAIYNPAEFKRDSFLLSVGTLTIAFLGFDAVTTLAEETLQPEKTVGRALLLICLLAGGFFILISYLCQLAWPSGWKEISDPNTGFFEIALHLQADYMQPLYAWISNLASLTCAIAGQAAAARLLFGMARDGALPKSIFAYVHPRWRTPIPAILLVSLLSLSAVIFTDSLLEVMALISFGALAGFAMVNLAVIFYFYRKEKCNSPAAILEYLLCPLLGAGCCLYFLWFLPVSVKLLGLSWLSAGILYLAFTTRGFRRQPPGLKLE; encoded by the coding sequence ATGACGGAACCTACTAAAACCGCCGCGCCGGCTCTGTCACAAACCAGCAGACCTGGTTTGAAGCGGGTGCTTACGCTGCGCCAGCTAGTGTGGTTCGGCCTATCCTATCTGGCACCCATCGGCATATTTACCCAGTTTGGCGTTTTAACCGGCGTTACCCATGGTATGACCACGCTTTCCTATAGCGTTGCTATGGCGGTCATTCTCCTTACCGCTCTCAGTTACGCGAAGCTGTCCGCCGTATTCCCCGTCGCCGGCTCCGCCTACACATACGTACAGCGCGCCGTCCATCCTCATGCCGGGTTTCTAACCGGATGGATGCTGCTTCTCGATTATCTTCTGCTGCCCATGGTTTGCGTACTGCTGTTGGGATTGTTTTTACATAAGGAAATTCCCGCAGCCCCCGCCTGGGTCTGGATCTTTCTCAGCGTGCTCATCATCGCCCTCGTCAACAGTCGCGGCATTGAACCGACCATTACCGTAAATACCTGGACCGTCCTGCTGCAAGCGGCTTTTTCCCTTCTCTTTCTGTTTGTAGCCGTTCGCCTGCTGCTCTCCGGCGGCGGAGCCGAATCGTTCCTCTCCTGGGAAGCCATCTACAATCCGGCTGAATTTAAGCGGGATTCCTTCCTCCTGTCCGTAGGAACCCTGACGATCGCGTTTCTCGGCTTTGACGCCGTCACCACCTTGGCGGAAGAAACCTTGCAGCCGGAAAAGACCGTAGGGCGCGCCCTGCTTTTGATTTGCCTGCTCGCCGGGGGCTTTTTCATTCTCATCTCGTATTTGTGCCAATTAGCCTGGCCCTCAGGCTGGAAGGAAATTTCCGATCCGAACACCGGCTTTTTCGAGATTGCTTTGCATCTTCAAGCAGACTACATGCAACCCCTATATGCTTGGATCAGCAACCTGGCCAGCTTGACTTGCGCCATCGCAGGACAAGCGGCGGCAGCCCGCCTGCTGTTTGGCATGGCCCGAGACGGCGCGCTGCCTAAATCAATTTTCGCCTATGTCCACCCTCGCTGGCGAACTCCGATCCCTGCCATTTTACTCGTATCCCTGCTATCGCTGAGCGCCGTAATTTTCACGGACAGCCTGCTGGAAGTCATGGCCCTTATCAGTTTCGGCGCTTTAGCAGGATTTGCCATGGTTAACCTAGCAGTAATCTTTTACTTTTATCGCAAAGAAAAGTGCAACTCTCCTGCAGCAATCCTTGAATACCTCCTTTGTCCACTTCTCGGCGCAGGGTGCTGTCTATATTTCCTCTGGTTTCTTCCTGTTTCGGTAAAGCTTCTGGGTCTATCGTGGCTAAGCGCAGGCATCCTCTACTTAGCCTTTACAACCCGCGGCTTCCGGCGACAGCCGCCCGGTTTGAAGCTCGAATAA
- a CDS encoding amidohydrolase family protein — MPPAVRLLTNGYIYTVDPAETVAEALAIGPSGEILFVGAHADAVSFCSQDTRVTDLDGRFVLPGFVENHTHADAAALKYTGLYLGEVKTVPDYLHAIRSFAQSKDAADLPLVVGGGWEQAIFQEYNRQAYDFADNNHLGPSRFLLDEALRGTPLANVPVKLSSSDLHCAWYNSAAIELARGKSFDVNEVLTENQGSDVITRVPENAFGTYHGADFSLFCGQPWGVFREAAVRYVDASLPTLSPALKQKQAETAMQRFIQQMYAYGVTALQDILITPLAENPHVDVVYKTLKSGRNRLLWRTALWGDVWNPEQTVQEFRQVRQRYEETPEFEFHSVKLFADATLKGMYLLEPFADAPADSGNIGSLHQNVSSKKFNECIAMLHREHIPVHIHAMGDRAVKKCLDALEEACAKYGEKPFLHHTLTHLLLAQPEDIRRMARLKIIASLNSYWHYQEPFYYEDFFLPLLGPARASAAFPARRFWEEDVLTCLASDGIVSEKPSPLWGVEIAVTRNAPGAADARLLHNPIERLSRRQAIAQCTINGAHALGLEAITGSLEVGKRADLVILEQNILSLPANEIHKATILETVVCGQTCYADDAWITKHKGEFYHDGTY, encoded by the coding sequence ATGCCCCCTGCAGTCAGACTCCTCACGAACGGCTATATCTATACCGTAGACCCGGCGGAAACCGTGGCGGAAGCTCTTGCCATCGGCCCAAGTGGCGAAATTCTATTTGTCGGCGCTCATGCCGATGCCGTCTCATTTTGCAGCCAAGACACGCGCGTCACCGATCTGGACGGGCGTTTCGTTCTGCCTGGGTTTGTCGAAAATCATACCCATGCTGACGCGGCAGCTCTCAAATACACCGGCCTATACCTGGGAGAGGTCAAAACCGTGCCGGATTATCTACATGCCATCCGCTCTTTTGCGCAAAGCAAAGACGCCGCAGACTTGCCGCTAGTGGTCGGCGGCGGCTGGGAGCAAGCGATTTTCCAAGAATACAACCGCCAGGCTTACGACTTTGCAGACAATAACCATCTAGGTCCAAGCCGCTTCCTGCTTGACGAAGCCCTCCGCGGAACCCCTCTGGCTAACGTTCCTGTTAAGCTCTCTTCCAGTGACTTGCACTGCGCCTGGTACAACAGCGCCGCCATTGAGCTGGCTCGCGGCAAAAGCTTTGACGTCAACGAGGTCCTTACGGAAAATCAAGGCAGCGACGTGATCACCCGCGTTCCCGAGAATGCCTTTGGGACTTATCACGGTGCAGACTTTTCCCTCTTCTGCGGCCAGCCTTGGGGCGTTTTTAGAGAAGCCGCCGTTCGCTATGTCGACGCTTCTTTGCCAACGCTTTCCCCAGCGCTAAAACAAAAGCAAGCAGAAACGGCGATGCAACGCTTCATTCAGCAAATGTACGCCTACGGCGTAACGGCGCTGCAGGATATTCTTATCACGCCGCTAGCGGAAAATCCGCATGTTGACGTCGTTTATAAAACATTAAAAAGCGGCCGCAATCGTCTACTCTGGCGAACCGCTTTATGGGGCGACGTCTGGAACCCGGAACAAACCGTACAAGAATTTCGGCAAGTCCGCCAGCGCTATGAAGAGACGCCGGAATTCGAATTCCATTCTGTAAAACTATTCGCCGACGCGACCTTGAAGGGCATGTACCTTCTGGAGCCTTTTGCTGACGCCCCTGCCGACTCCGGCAATATCGGCAGTTTACATCAAAACGTCTCCTCCAAAAAGTTCAACGAATGCATCGCTATGCTGCACCGCGAACACATTCCCGTACATATACACGCCATGGGGGATCGCGCGGTCAAAAAATGTCTTGACGCCTTGGAAGAAGCCTGCGCAAAATATGGTGAAAAGCCGTTTCTCCACCATACGCTTACCCACCTTCTTTTAGCCCAGCCGGAAGACATTCGCCGCATGGCCCGCTTGAAGATCATCGCTTCGCTCAATTCGTACTGGCATTATCAAGAACCGTTCTACTATGAAGACTTTTTCTTGCCGCTCTTAGGCCCCGCCAGAGCGTCAGCGGCCTTTCCAGCCCGTCGTTTTTGGGAGGAAGACGTTCTGACCTGCCTGGCCAGCGACGGTATCGTCAGCGAAAAACCTTCGCCTCTTTGGGGCGTCGAAATAGCGGTTACCCGCAATGCGCCGGGAGCTGCCGACGCTCGTCTTCTGCACAACCCGATTGAGCGCCTATCCCGCCGTCAGGCCATCGCCCAATGCACCATCAACGGCGCACACGCCCTAGGGCTGGAGGCAATTACCGGTTCTCTTGAAGTCGGCAAGCGAGCCGACTTAGTCATTCTAGAGCAAAACATCCTGTCCCTTCCCGCGAACGAAATTCATAAAGCTACGATTCTCGAAACCGTCGTCTGCGGACAAACCTGTTACGCTGACGACGCATGGATCACGAAACATAAAGGAGAATTCTATCATGACGGAACCTACTAA
- a CDS encoding DUF445 domain-containing protein, with protein MAKQRYQALAALGVAAAGMAASLPYGNTFGGALAQSAFGAALVGGLADWFAVTALFGKPLGFISWRANLVARNKERIITDLTDLVEKELLTPENIMQVLQRYDAAAVLLDYLRRQGGRDTLRRVLERLLQDMTLAVRPEEMGRLADQLLRMGLERTELAPLALRAGAWSLRQRYDDVVIAHMLEQVREALKTAEFRAILLEVLEAALARYEAGGMLRSMVNRAAGLTAEERVDMVLQWLERFVQNLADPEHPLRRRLRAWCWKKLLGLRQPERRQQMEEWKDEWLRRHPGFFAQWLTPWVQELQQEVLQGKDRLLPHQAEALTAAVEKSLSAEKDQQGALDRWMKEQLRRWLQRHPLDLASFIAASELGRKSGEELASFVQEKVGDDLQMIRINGSVVGGLAGALLFLLTQLVEWGVGQ; from the coding sequence ATGGCGAAACAACGATATCAGGCGTTGGCGGCGCTGGGCGTAGCCGCCGCCGGGATGGCGGCAAGCCTGCCCTACGGGAATACTTTTGGCGGCGCTCTGGCGCAAAGCGCTTTCGGTGCGGCCTTGGTGGGTGGTTTAGCGGACTGGTTTGCGGTGACCGCTCTTTTTGGCAAGCCCTTGGGCTTTATTTCCTGGCGGGCGAATCTGGTGGCCCGCAATAAAGAACGGATTATAACGGATCTGACGGATTTAGTGGAAAAAGAGCTGCTGACGCCGGAAAACATCATGCAGGTGCTGCAACGCTATGATGCGGCGGCGGTATTGCTGGACTATCTACGCCGTCAGGGCGGACGAGATACGCTGCGCCGCGTATTGGAGCGGCTGCTGCAGGACATGACCTTGGCGGTGCGGCCGGAGGAAATGGGGCGGCTGGCGGATCAACTGCTGCGCATGGGGCTGGAACGGACTGAGCTGGCGCCCTTGGCGCTGCGCGCCGGCGCGTGGAGCCTGCGGCAGCGCTATGACGACGTAGTGATAGCTCATATGCTGGAGCAGGTGAGAGAGGCGCTAAAGACAGCGGAGTTTCGGGCGATTTTACTGGAAGTGCTGGAGGCGGCGCTGGCTCGATACGAGGCGGGCGGCATGCTGCGCAGCATGGTCAACCGCGCGGCGGGCCTGACGGCGGAAGAGCGGGTGGATATGGTGCTGCAGTGGTTGGAACGATTTGTGCAGAACCTGGCCGATCCGGAGCATCCCCTGCGCCGTCGTTTGCGAGCTTGGTGCTGGAAAAAGCTGCTGGGACTGCGGCAGCCGGAACGGCGGCAGCAGATGGAAGAGTGGAAAGACGAGTGGCTGCGCCGGCATCCTGGCTTTTTCGCTCAATGGCTGACACCCTGGGTGCAAGAGCTGCAGCAGGAGGTGCTGCAAGGAAAAGATCGCTTGCTGCCGCACCAGGCGGAAGCTCTTACGGCGGCGGTGGAAAAGAGCTTGTCCGCGGAAAAGGACCAGCAAGGGGCTTTGGACCGTTGGATGAAGGAACAACTGCGCCGCTGGCTGCAGCGTCATCCGCTCGATCTGGCTTCCTTTATAGCCGCCAGCGAATTGGGCCGCAAATCCGGCGAAGAGCTGGCCTCCTTTGTACAGGAAAAAGTGGGCGATGATTTGCAGATGATCCGCATTAACGGCTCGGTGGTGGGCGGTTTGGCGGGGGCTTTATTGTTTCTCCTGACGCAGCTTGTGGAATGGGGGGTGGGACAATGA
- a CDS encoding DUF445 domain-containing protein — MNPFVKANRILAGVGVLFLVCLAFKLAYPQSLAARCLLFAAEAALIGGIADWFAVEALFRRPLGLSWHTGLIPRNRRRLIDGTAKMVQDKFFSQSQLQKALESWPIAETFISWVEEGKGRYILLLLARQLLRDWLDKLEPEALAGKLEGWVRSQLSQLAAAPAVASWGRQALAEQREAPLWEALAKVLLKQVRRPEAQEVVEGWLRAAYEAELAKRNPLMQLLGGMMEAAGQIDTKDLAKAALEETEKFLEALRTEEQHPLRLWLRDKAEEFLLELEASPDQAQRLEAWKEELFQVVPVQEVLLQLLRLLRSSEGPKAELEALLGEPGRDLSLRTPLVSWVLTQLMGYWDYFKKNQSLRLLLEGSCKEALSHLLAGHRHLIGEVAVHALDRLSAERLNRLVEEKVGEDLAWIRINGSLVGGLIGFCLFWVLEVLR; from the coding sequence ATGAACCCCTTTGTTAAAGCTAACCGCATTTTAGCGGGTGTTGGCGTTTTGTTTCTCGTCTGTTTGGCGTTTAAGCTAGCTTATCCCCAGAGTTTGGCTGCCCGTTGCCTGCTGTTTGCCGCGGAAGCGGCCCTGATTGGGGGCATTGCCGACTGGTTTGCGGTGGAGGCGCTTTTTCGTCGGCCGTTGGGTTTGTCTTGGCATACGGGGCTGATCCCTCGCAACCGACGCCGTCTGATCGACGGCACTGCCAAAATGGTGCAGGATAAGTTTTTCAGTCAAAGTCAGTTGCAAAAGGCCCTGGAAAGCTGGCCGATTGCGGAAACCTTTATTTCCTGGGTGGAAGAAGGCAAAGGCCGCTATATTTTGCTGCTTTTGGCGCGGCAGCTGCTGCGGGACTGGCTGGACAAGCTGGAACCGGAAGCGTTGGCAGGCAAACTGGAAGGCTGGGTTCGCAGTCAGCTCAGTCAACTCGCGGCGGCCCCGGCTGTGGCCTCCTGGGGGCGGCAGGCGCTGGCGGAACAGAGAGAAGCGCCCTTGTGGGAAGCCTTGGCGAAGGTGCTGCTTAAACAGGTGCGGCGGCCGGAAGCGCAAGAGGTGGTGGAGGGCTGGCTGCGCGCCGCTTATGAAGCGGAATTGGCGAAACGAAATCCTCTCATGCAGCTTTTGGGAGGCATGATGGAAGCGGCCGGACAGATTGATACGAAAGATCTGGCTAAAGCGGCGCTGGAAGAAACCGAGAAGTTTTTGGAGGCTTTACGCACAGAAGAGCAGCACCCGTTGCGCCTTTGGCTGCGAGATAAGGCGGAAGAATTTTTACTGGAACTGGAAGCAAGCCCGGACCAGGCGCAGCGTCTGGAAGCTTGGAAAGAAGAGCTGTTTCAGGTGGTTCCGGTGCAGGAGGTGCTTTTGCAGCTGCTGCGTCTGCTTCGTTCGTCGGAGGGGCCAAAAGCCGAGCTGGAAGCGCTGTTGGGCGAGCCGGGACGGGACCTTTCCCTGCGGACCCCCCTGGTTTCCTGGGTGCTCACCCAACTCATGGGCTACTGGGATTATTTCAAAAAGAACCAGTCCCTGCGGCTTTTGTTGGAAGGCTCCTGCAAGGAAGCCCTTAGCCATCTTTTAGCGGGGCATCGCCATTTGATCGGCGAAGTGGCTGTTCATGCGCTGGACCGTCTCAGTGCCGAGCGCCTGAACCGGCTGGTAGAGGAAAAGGTCGGCGAAGATCTGGCCTGGATTCGTATTAACGGCTCCCTGGTGGGCGGCCTTATCGGCTTTTGCCTCTTCTGGGTGCTGGAAGTGCTGCGCTAG